From Klebsiella electrica, the proteins below share one genomic window:
- the aroQ gene encoding type II 3-dehydroquinate dehydratase, with protein sequence MADKFRILLLNGPNLNMLGTREPEKYGTLKLSEIVNRLQSEASALNVALDHLQSNAEFALIDRIHQAKDTVDYILINPAAFTHTSVAIRDALLAVSIPFIEIHLSNVHAREPFRHHSYLSDIASGVICGLGADGYSYALQTAVKRLSQSH encoded by the coding sequence ATGGCTGACAAGTTTCGCATTTTGCTTTTAAACGGACCCAATCTTAACATGCTCGGCACCCGTGAGCCTGAGAAGTATGGCACCCTTAAGCTTTCTGAGATTGTTAACCGTCTGCAATCAGAAGCTTCGGCTCTGAACGTGGCGCTGGATCACCTGCAGTCCAATGCGGAGTTCGCGCTCATCGACCGAATTCATCAGGCTAAAGACACTGTAGACTATATCCTGATTAATCCGGCCGCGTTTACGCACACTAGCGTGGCTATCCGCGATGCATTGCTTGCGGTCAGTATCCCGTTTATCGAGATTCACCTGAGCAACGTACATGCACGCGAACCGTTCCGTCACCACTCCTATCTGTCGGATATCGCCTCGGGCGTCATCTGCGGACTCGGTGCGGACGGCTATTCATACGCTTTACAGACGGCGGTAAAACGCCTGTCACAATCACACTAA
- the msrQ gene encoding protein-methionine-sulfoxide reductase heme-binding subunit MsrQ, whose product MRLSVKQITWLKVGLHLAGFLPFIWLFWAAQQGYFSADPAKDIQHFTGRMALKFLLATLLVSPLARYAKQPLLIRTRRLLGLWCFAWATLHLTSYTLLELGIHNLALLGSELVSKPYLTLGFISWLILLALAATSTQVLQRKLGRRWQTLHNFVYLVAILAPIHYLWSVKILSPQPVIYAVLAALLLAWRYKKFRQWWR is encoded by the coding sequence GTGCGTCTGAGCGTAAAACAGATTACCTGGCTGAAGGTGGGGCTCCATCTGGCCGGCTTCTTACCCTTTATCTGGCTCTTCTGGGCCGCACAACAGGGCTACTTTAGCGCCGACCCGGCAAAAGATATCCAGCACTTTACCGGTAGGATGGCTCTTAAATTTTTGCTGGCGACCTTGCTCGTCTCACCGCTCGCGCGCTACGCTAAACAACCGTTGTTGATTCGTACCCGGCGTTTACTCGGGCTGTGGTGTTTTGCCTGGGCAACGCTGCATCTCACCAGCTACACGCTGCTGGAGTTGGGTATCCACAATCTGGCGCTGCTGGGCTCGGAGTTAGTCAGCAAACCTTACCTGACGTTGGGTTTTATCAGCTGGTTGATTTTGCTGGCGCTGGCCGCCACCTCAACACAGGTGTTGCAGAGAAAACTGGGTCGCCGCTGGCAAACTTTGCACAACTTTGTTTATCTGGTGGCAATCCTTGCCCCCATTCACTATCTGTGGTCGGTGAAGATCTTATCCCCGCAGCCGGTGATTTATGCCGTGCTGGCCGCGTTGCTTTTAGCATGGCGTTACAAGAAGTTCCGTCAGTGGTGGCGATAA
- the msrP gene encoding protein-methionine-sulfoxide reductase catalytic subunit MsrP: MKAKKLTEADVTAESVFMLQRRQVLKSLGITATALSLSPTARADLLDWFKGHDRPPAPAGKPLTFNKPAEWQSKLALTPEDKVTGYNNFYEFGLDKADPAANAGSLRTDPWTLTIGGEVAKPLTLDHDDLTRRFPLEERIYRMRCVEAWSMVVPWVGFPLHKLLALVEPTSNARFVAFKTIYAPDQMPGQKDRFIGGGLAYPYVEGLRLDEAMHPLTLLSVGVYGKALPPQNGAPVRLTVPWKYGFKGIKSIVSIELTREQPPTTWNLAGPGEYGFYANVNPHVDHPRWSQATERFIGSGGVLDVKRQPTLLFNGYADEVASLYRGLNLREYY, encoded by the coding sequence ATGAAAGCCAAAAAACTCACGGAAGCCGATGTCACGGCAGAATCCGTTTTTATGCTGCAGCGCCGCCAGGTTCTGAAGTCACTCGGGATCACCGCAACGGCCCTTTCTCTTTCCCCCACGGCGCGAGCCGATCTGCTGGACTGGTTTAAAGGCCATGACCGCCCGCCGGCGCCCGCCGGGAAGCCGCTTACTTTCAATAAACCCGCCGAATGGCAAAGTAAGCTCGCGCTGACGCCGGAAGATAAAGTCACCGGCTACAATAACTTCTATGAATTTGGCCTCGATAAAGCCGATCCGGCCGCCAATGCCGGCAGTCTGCGCACCGACCCGTGGACGCTGACCATCGGCGGGGAAGTGGCCAAACCGCTGACGCTCGATCATGACGACCTGACCCGGCGCTTTCCGCTGGAAGAACGCATTTACCGGATGCGCTGCGTAGAGGCCTGGTCAATGGTGGTGCCCTGGGTCGGCTTCCCGCTACATAAACTGCTGGCGCTGGTTGAGCCCACCAGCAACGCCCGTTTTGTCGCGTTTAAAACCATTTATGCGCCGGACCAGATGCCGGGACAAAAAGATCGCTTTATCGGCGGGGGACTGGCTTATCCTTATGTAGAAGGTCTGCGGCTGGATGAAGCCATGCACCCTCTGACGCTGCTCAGCGTCGGCGTTTACGGTAAAGCGCTGCCGCCGCAAAACGGCGCGCCTGTCCGGCTGACCGTCCCGTGGAAATACGGTTTTAAAGGTATCAAATCCATCGTCAGCATCGAGTTGACGCGCGAGCAGCCCCCCACCACCTGGAATCTGGCCGGGCCGGGGGAATATGGCTTTTACGCTAACGTCAATCCGCACGTCGATCATCCGCGTTGGTCGCAAGCCACAGAGCGTTTTATCGGCTCTGGCGGCGTGCTCGATGTTAAGCGCCAGCCGACGCTGTTATTTAACGGTTATGCTGATGAGGTGGCATCGCTCTATCGGGGACTGAATCTGCGGGAGTACTACTAG
- the acuI gene encoding acrylyl-CoA reductase (NADPH) — translation MQALILEQQDGKTISSVQTIDADQLPQGDVTVDIHWSSLNYKDALAITGKGKIIRNFPMIPGIDFAGTVHSSEDPRFHSGQKVLLTGWGVGENHWGGLAERARVKGDWLVAMPEGLDGRKAMAIGTAGFTAMLCVMALEDAGIRPQDGEIIVTGASGGVGSTTIALLHQLGYSVVAVSGRDSTHEYLKSLGAQRILGREEFAETRPLEKQLWAGAIDTVGDKVLAKVLAQMNYGGCVAACGLAGGFALPTTVMPFILRNVRLQGVDSVMTPSARRAEAWQRLVRDLPESFYAASATEITLAEAPAFADKMMNNQIQGRTLVKIA, via the coding sequence ATGCAGGCTTTAATATTAGAACAGCAGGATGGCAAAACAATCTCTTCCGTGCAAACCATCGACGCCGACCAGCTGCCGCAGGGTGATGTCACCGTCGATATTCACTGGTCCAGCCTTAACTATAAAGATGCGCTGGCGATCACCGGTAAGGGAAAAATCATCCGCAACTTTCCGATGATTCCTGGCATCGATTTCGCCGGTACCGTTCACTCCAGCGAAGATCCGCGTTTCCACAGCGGGCAGAAAGTGCTGCTGACCGGCTGGGGCGTCGGTGAAAATCACTGGGGCGGCCTGGCCGAACGTGCGCGCGTGAAAGGCGACTGGCTGGTCGCGATGCCGGAAGGTCTTGATGGCCGTAAAGCGATGGCGATCGGTACCGCCGGCTTCACCGCGATGCTGTGCGTCATGGCGCTGGAAGATGCCGGCATCCGTCCGCAGGACGGGGAAATCATTGTGACGGGCGCCAGCGGCGGCGTCGGTAGCACCACTATTGCGCTGCTGCATCAGCTCGGCTATTCGGTCGTCGCGGTCTCTGGTCGCGACAGCACTCATGAGTATCTGAAAAGCCTCGGCGCGCAGCGCATTCTCGGCCGCGAAGAGTTTGCCGAAACCCGTCCGCTGGAAAAACAGCTGTGGGCTGGCGCGATTGATACCGTCGGGGACAAGGTGCTGGCGAAAGTACTGGCGCAGATGAATTACGGCGGCTGCGTCGCCGCCTGTGGTCTGGCCGGAGGCTTTGCGCTGCCGACGACGGTGATGCCGTTTATTCTGCGTAATGTTCGCCTGCAGGGCGTCGATTCCGTCATGACGCCGTCCGCGCGTCGCGCTGAGGCCTGGCAACGTCTGGTACGTGACCTGCCGGAATCGTTCTATGCCGCGAGCGCCACGGAAATTACGCTGGCCGAGGCCCCGGCGTTCGCCGATAAGATGATGAATAATCAGATCCAGGGGCGGACGCTGGTGAAGATCGCCTAA
- the csrD gene encoding RNase E specificity factor CsrD, whose protein sequence is MRLTTKFSAFVTLLTSLTIFVTLIGASLSFYNGIQLKMENRVQAVATMLDNRLISSSFDKLEPQMDELMTPVEIVRVDFLLNGKPVYDHSRSDSYRPPGSKNQYREITVPSLKHPGMTIHLVYLDPMVNYFRSLHITAPLSIAIGFMVLVIFFSVRWIRRQLAGQELLEVRAARILNGERGPQVRGSVHEWPASTSSALDMLLSELQFASDQRSRMDTLIRSYAAQDSKTGLNNRLFFDNQLAMLLEDPEKVGSHGIVMMIRLPEFDLLRDNWGRAAAEEHYFTLINLLSTFIMRYPGALLARYHRNDFAVLLPHRTLKEADSIAGLLLKAVDALPPTRILDRDDMMHIGLCAFRSGQTTALVMERAEAATRNAVLQGSNSWAVYDDSLPEKGRGNVRWRTLIEQMLSRGGPRLYHKPAVTRDGRVHHRELISRLYDGKEEVSAAEYMPMVQQFGLAEEYDRLQITRLLPFLSFWPEENLALQVTVESLIRPRFQRWLRDSLMQSEKSQRRRIIFELAEADVCQYIGRLQPVMRLVNALGIRVAVVQAGLTLVGTSWIKQLDVEVIKLHQGLSRNIEKRSENQLLVQSLVEACKGMPVQVFATGVRSRSEWQVLSQCGVTGGQGEFFAASQPLDTNVKKYSQRYSV, encoded by the coding sequence ATGCGATTAACGACGAAGTTCTCAGCATTTGTCACGCTGCTTACCAGCCTGACCATCTTTGTCACGCTCATAGGTGCTTCGCTGAGTTTTTATAACGGTATCCAGTTGAAAATGGAGAATCGTGTCCAGGCCGTGGCGACGATGCTGGATAACCGCCTGATCTCATCCTCGTTCGATAAGCTCGAACCGCAAATGGATGAGTTGATGACGCCGGTGGAGATTGTGCGGGTCGATTTTTTGCTCAACGGAAAGCCGGTGTACGATCACTCGCGTAGCGACAGCTACCGTCCGCCGGGGAGTAAGAATCAGTATCGTGAAATAACGGTGCCGTCGTTAAAACACCCCGGTATGACAATTCACCTGGTCTATCTCGACCCGATGGTGAATTATTTCCGCTCGCTGCATATCACCGCGCCCTTATCGATAGCCATCGGCTTTATGGTTCTGGTTATCTTTTTCTCCGTGCGCTGGATTCGCCGTCAGCTGGCGGGTCAGGAGCTGCTGGAGGTGCGCGCCGCGCGGATCCTCAACGGCGAACGCGGGCCGCAGGTACGAGGGTCGGTACATGAGTGGCCGGCAAGCACCAGCAGCGCGCTGGATATGCTGCTTTCCGAGCTGCAGTTTGCCAGCGATCAGCGCAGCCGCATGGATACGCTGATTCGTTCTTATGCTGCGCAAGACTCGAAGACCGGGCTGAATAATCGCCTGTTTTTTGATAATCAGCTGGCAATGTTGCTGGAAGATCCGGAAAAGGTGGGTTCGCACGGTATCGTGATGATGATTCGCCTGCCGGAGTTCGATCTACTGCGTGATAACTGGGGGCGGGCCGCAGCCGAAGAACACTACTTCACGCTTATCAACCTGCTGTCGACTTTTATTATGCGCTATCCTGGGGCGCTACTGGCACGCTACCACCGCAATGATTTTGCCGTACTCCTTCCTCACCGTACCTTAAAAGAGGCCGATAGCATCGCCGGGTTGCTGTTAAAAGCGGTGGATGCGCTGCCGCCGACGCGGATCCTTGATCGCGATGACATGATGCATATTGGCCTTTGCGCTTTCCGCAGCGGGCAGACGACGGCGCTGGTAATGGAACGCGCCGAGGCAGCGACACGCAATGCGGTGCTGCAGGGCAGCAATAGCTGGGCAGTCTACGATGACTCGTTACCGGAGAAAGGGCGCGGTAACGTCCGCTGGCGTACGCTGATTGAACAAATGCTAAGTCGCGGCGGACCGCGACTGTACCATAAGCCAGCCGTTACCCGCGACGGGCGCGTCCATCATCGTGAACTGATATCGCGATTGTATGACGGGAAGGAAGAGGTGAGCGCGGCAGAATATATGCCAATGGTGCAACAGTTTGGTCTGGCGGAAGAGTACGACCGCCTGCAGATCACGCGATTGCTGCCTTTTTTAAGTTTTTGGCCGGAGGAAAACCTTGCGCTGCAGGTGACGGTGGAATCATTGATCCGGCCGAGATTTCAGCGTTGGCTGCGTGATAGCTTGATGCAGAGTGAAAAATCGCAACGTCGACGGATTATTTTTGAACTTGCAGAGGCAGATGTTTGTCAATATATCGGCCGCCTACAACCGGTAATGCGCCTGGTCAACGCTCTGGGTATTCGCGTTGCCGTTGTGCAGGCCGGATTAACGCTGGTTGGAACCAGTTGGATCAAGCAGTTGGATGTCGAAGTCATTAAGCTGCATCAGGGACTGTCGCGCAATATCGAAAAGCGCAGTGAGAACCAGCTGCTGGTTCAGAGCCTGGTAGAGGCCTGTAAGGGCATGCCGGTCCAGGTTTTTGCAACCGGCGTTCGCAGTCGCAGTGAGTGGCAGGTGCTGTCTCAATGCGGTGTTACGGGTGGGCAGGGGGAATTTTTTGCCGCCTCACAGCCACTTGACACTAATGTGAAAAAATATTCGCAAAGATACTCGGTTTGA